One window of the Nitratidesulfovibrio sp. genome contains the following:
- a CDS encoding type IV pilus twitching motility protein PilT, giving the protein MARIDQFFHILHGLGGSDLHLSSGCTPMVRVHGTLQRLDHPALDDAGLAAMLDEIIPPARRDEFAASGDLDFGYAVPGMARYRANFYRHERGVGAAFREIPGNIPSVESLGLPPLLRDLAMLPKGLVLLTGPTGSGKSTTLAAMIDHANTHRRDHIITIEDPVEFVHEPRGCLINQREVGRHTKSFAAALRGALREDPDIILVGEMRDLETISLALEAAETGHLVLSTVHTISAPKTIDRIVEVFPPEMQAQIRTSLSETLQAVISQVLFPRADRPGRVAALEIMLGVPAVRNLIRESKTYQLPSVLQTGKNAGMQTLDDDILRLLDAGLIKPRDAAVHVADKPRFKPYLAGVNATPVARMGSAADLADDDF; this is encoded by the coding sequence ATGGCACGCATCGACCAGTTCTTCCACATCCTGCACGGGCTTGGCGGCTCGGACCTGCACCTTTCCAGCGGCTGCACGCCCATGGTGCGCGTGCACGGCACGTTGCAACGGCTGGATCACCCCGCGCTGGACGACGCCGGGCTTGCGGCCATGCTGGACGAAATCATTCCCCCGGCCCGGCGCGACGAATTCGCCGCCAGCGGCGACCTGGACTTCGGCTATGCCGTGCCCGGCATGGCCCGCTACCGCGCCAACTTCTACCGCCACGAACGCGGCGTGGGTGCGGCATTTCGCGAAATTCCCGGCAACATCCCCTCGGTGGAGTCGCTGGGCCTGCCCCCGCTGCTGCGCGACCTGGCCATGCTGCCCAAGGGCCTCGTGCTGCTGACAGGCCCAACCGGCAGCGGCAAGTCCACCACGCTGGCGGCCATGATCGACCACGCCAACACCCACCGCCGCGACCACATCATCACCATCGAAGACCCGGTGGAATTCGTGCACGAGCCGCGCGGGTGCCTGATAAACCAGCGCGAGGTGGGCCGACACACCAAAAGCTTTGCCGCCGCCCTGCGCGGCGCCCTGCGCGAAGACCCGGACATCATCCTGGTGGGCGAAATGCGCGACCTGGAAACCATCAGCCTGGCGCTGGAGGCGGCGGAAACCGGGCACCTTGTGCTGTCCACGGTGCACACCATATCTGCGCCCAAGACCATCGACCGCATCGTCGAGGTGTTTCCGCCCGAAATGCAGGCCCAGATCCGCACCAGCCTTTCGGAAACCTTGCAGGCCGTCATTTCGCAGGTCCTCTTTCCGCGCGCCGACAGGCCGGGCCGGGTGGCCGCGCTGGAAATCATGCTGGGCGTGCCCGCCGTGCGCAACCTGATCCGCGAAAGCAAGACCTACCAACTGCCCAGCGTGCTGCAAACCGGCAAGAACGCGGGCATGCAGACCCTGGACGACGACATTCTGCGCCTGCTGGACGCGGGGTTGATCAAGCCGCGCGACGCCGCCGTGCACGTGGCCGACAAACCGCGCTTCAAGCCGTATCTGGCCGGGGTGAACGCAACCCCCGTGGCCCGCATGGGTAGCGCGGCGGACCTTGCGGATGACGATTTCTGA
- a CDS encoding A24 family peptidase: MPYTDPTVFPWLALVLGLVLGSFYNVCIHRAIEGQSLLWPPSHCPHCAARLRPWHLVPILSYLALRGRCHACGQRISPRYPIVEAASGLLALLLALRFGATWPFAVYMVFGGALLVASFIDFETFILPDVIILTGAVAAPVAAILLLDMPLADSLIGAVAGGGTFWLVLAGFKRVRGIDGMGLGDVKLMALIGGLCGWQALPVVTLLAGLLALLAAVWFLRRREVGQSAREVAIPFGPFLSLGAVVYMLYGPALVRWWFGVVTGKPI; encoded by the coding sequence ATGCCGTACACCGACCCCACCGTCTTTCCGTGGCTTGCGCTGGTGCTTGGCCTTGTGCTTGGCAGCTTCTACAACGTGTGCATCCATCGCGCCATCGAGGGGCAGTCGCTGCTGTGGCCGCCGTCGCACTGCCCGCACTGCGCGGCGCGCCTGCGCCCGTGGCATCTGGTGCCCATTCTCAGCTACCTTGCCTTGCGCGGGCGCTGCCATGCCTGCGGCCAGCGCATCAGCCCGCGCTATCCCATTGTCGAGGCCGCGTCCGGCCTGCTGGCCCTGCTGCTGGCGTTGCGCTTTGGCGCCACGTGGCCCTTCGCCGTGTACATGGTGTTCGGCGGGGCGCTGCTGGTGGCCTCGTTCATCGACTTCGAAACGTTCATCCTGCCCGACGTCATCATCCTGACCGGTGCCGTGGCCGCCCCGGTGGCCGCCATACTGCTGCTGGACATGCCCCTGGCCGACAGCCTGATCGGCGCGGTGGCGGGGGGCGGCACGTTCTGGCTGGTGCTGGCGGGCTTCAAGCGGGTGCGCGGCATAGACGGCATGGGCCTTGGCGACGTGAAGCTTATGGCGCTCATTGGCGGGCTGTGCGGCTGGCAGGCCCTGCCCGTGGTCACGCTGCTGGCGGGCCTTCTGGCCCTGCTGGCCGCCGTGTGGTTTCTGCGCCGCCGCGAAGTGGGGCAGTCCGCGCGCGAGGTGGCCATTCCCTTCGGCCCGTTCCTCAGCCTGGGCGCGGTGGTGTACATGCTGTACGGCCCGGCGCTGGTGCGCTGGTGGTTCGGGGTTGTTACCGGCAAGCCGATCTAG
- a CDS encoding lytic transglycosylase domain-containing protein: protein MPVPAPGPHGVPYTKEPTSATPLRWRGRGRVALLAAALTLAMAAPFGACGWHVRPAAAAPAGEIVTIYRYVDEDGVVHLTDKPKGDTRYRVFGRFKVQELVKAVGPVGIKGLAARHGARHGVDPKLVEAVIAVESNYDPTAVSPAGAQGLMQIMPGTQRDLGVSAPFDADANVEGGVRYLKSLMDRFGELPLALAAYNAGPERVAKHGGIPPIPETQQYVTKVMDTYARLSQ from the coding sequence ATGCCCGTTCCGGCACCCGGCCCCCATGGAGTACCGTACACCAAGGAGCCCACATCGGCCACGCCCCTTAGATGGCGCGGGCGGGGCCGCGTGGCCCTGCTGGCGGCGGCGCTGACGCTGGCCATGGCCGCGCCCTTCGGTGCGTGCGGGTGGCATGTCCGCCCCGCCGCCGCCGCGCCCGCCGGAGAGATCGTCACCATCTACCGCTATGTGGACGAGGACGGCGTGGTGCACCTTACCGACAAGCCAAAGGGCGACACGCGCTACCGGGTGTTCGGGCGGTTCAAGGTGCAGGAACTGGTAAAGGCCGTGGGGCCGGTGGGCATAAAGGGGCTGGCCGCCCGGCACGGCGCGCGCCACGGCGTGGACCCCAAACTGGTGGAAGCGGTAATCGCCGTGGAATCGAACTACGACCCCACTGCCGTTTCACCCGCCGGGGCGCAAGGGCTGATGCAGATCATGCCCGGCACCCAGCGCGACCTGGGGGTTTCCGCGCCGTTCGACGCCGACGCCAACGTGGAGGGCGGCGTGCGCTACCTGAAATCGCTCATGGACCGCTTCGGCGAGCTGCCGCTGGCGCTGGCCGCCTACAACGCCGGGCCGGAACGGGTGGCGAAGCACGGCGGCATTCCGCCCATACCGGAAACGCAGCAGTACGTGACCAAGGTGATGGACACCTATGCGCGGCTTTCGCAGTAG
- a CDS encoding DUF4124 domain-containing protein yields MFSLRRPGAPLAALLVAGLLVAPGVALGGKVYIWTDEKGVKHITDKPPVQAPADMKSLSATPNEARPGAPDTSNAPAQSEDGVHVVDGVLMKPDGQPVRGPDGQPVHVGPDGQPLQPGQFGQPGQLGVGADGQLPPSIQSAPDPKAQEREALQHRLEELQKEKEAYDLDNRRARAKGDGYAKQRSRYHQNEVEGRINEVESRLKLLDADGESSAGEGGQ; encoded by the coding sequence ATGTTCTCACTGCGTAGGCCGGGTGCGCCGCTGGCGGCATTGCTGGTGGCCGGGTTGCTGGTTGCGCCGGGCGTGGCCCTTGGCGGCAAGGTCTACATCTGGACCGACGAAAAGGGCGTGAAGCATATTACCGACAAGCCACCGGTGCAGGCCCCCGCCGACATGAAAAGCCTTTCCGCAACGCCCAACGAAGCGCGGCCCGGCGCCCCGGACACCTCCAACGCCCCCGCCCAGAGTGAAGACGGCGTGCATGTTGTGGACGGCGTACTGATGAAGCCGGACGGTCAGCCCGTGCGGGGGCCGGACGGCCAGCCCGTGCATGTCGGTCCCGATGGCCAGCCCCTGCAACCCGGTCAATTTGGCCAACCGGGCCAACTGGGCGTCGGCGCCGACGGACAGTTGCCGCCATCCATCCAGTCCGCACCGGACCCCAAGGCGCAGGAGCGCGAGGCCCTGCAACACCGCCTGGAGGAACTCCAGAAGGAAAAAGAGGCCTACGACCTCGACAACCGGCGCGCCCGCGCCAAGGGCGATGGCTACGCCAAGCAGCGTTCGCGCTACCACCAGAACGAGGTGGAAGGTCGCATCAACGAGGTGGAAAGCCGCCTCAAGCTGCTGGACGCGGACGGCGAATCCTCCGCTGGCGAAGGCGGGCAGTAG
- a CDS encoding type II secretion system protein gives MNAKGFTLIETIVVLMLAGVLAAVAGVGIVTGARSFVDAREASELAQEAQLAMDRLTREIVELVDIPANSSSTLLVVRNVGGGGTAQFNRSIQYVANVGQIRIADGTGGAANGDTLIDNVTAFSLAYLRQQEDSINLTSANSWASDTDSRLLAAIDVTFTLTAPGGTTRTFTNRIVPRNNENRGGNTEDVSPPSLARYDVCFVATAAAGDGGHPVVVQLREFRDRLLLPWDGGRALVRAYYAVGPDMARVIAAHEPLRAATLAVLTPVAALAGMAVHAPGWLAACVVLSVLLVAVASRALRRGRAAAQAAIGTAMGTARYGTGIASNAGQRGAVLLSAIVTIVAFSVLAATMLPMMTGSMMGEIAAVQGDQAYYLAESGFGAAGSMFLAAGDEQARKDLLETMDGSTYTFTGNAGSFTLEVEPYWYEVTSKSGTSLTTKAYGTPPALPSGQAGRLRIGTGSTMYAYSSIGISGDTVTFTLTGTTGNVPTGTDVYLTANPSASATVTERGNLTLVASHAAAFPDVNGMFTIRDTTNGHTGRVSYVYRRKSGSTLEDVRLVEGQGITWSNIVLSSSAEITLEAYLRLHSTGTAASGTTREVVYNVPIGWILGGGNFSKEQYQDTFDNLNAWFTGGSDEGQLGSHAISSGALHVTGMLTAATSAIGNLFSWFTGSNQWSTLFFNWGATNVNLARGWLDTEGNSSYDLQFKTQVASQSTEGQYFGGVLFRGRNNGASDLDGFGLSLVRFRLEQDYVIIFGWGSWYLPGDIPSSLIPGYNSVSDPGPLFTTSDQTITTSGWLTRERSRLSRPAILLWERRNGNFNWLAYKLLGQSSGIITYNSSGPTYSLKDWSSLLVRLVEGQEISFRNGGGASGSGGTLRINYGDEITTTSGAKARVIGQPIVTSGDWASGTAQGTLVLTNVDTGTSGSFGSGQAIRVDNVQHAVINTTGVGSKTNFIRVYYGDNNTSSSTTGDATPYNPASPGANTSYTTSQRIRNPRITTTDGKLNWIPDDYEQWTSSTDYFSMVQWDGVNTGVSGVTSLGERLDSTNLTNTIVRSTNLLSPTYDASNPNYTPQEGISIVTSGPTGDNFYFDDFGLQLDLRGGKGFLPPIQQ, from the coding sequence ATGAACGCCAAAGGCTTCACCCTCATCGAAACCATCGTGGTCCTGATGCTTGCGGGCGTATTGGCCGCCGTGGCCGGGGTGGGCATAGTTACCGGGGCGCGCAGCTTCGTTGACGCGCGCGAGGCCAGCGAACTGGCGCAGGAAGCGCAACTGGCCATGGACCGCCTGACCCGCGAGATTGTCGAACTGGTGGACATACCCGCCAACAGTTCCTCCACCCTGCTGGTGGTGCGCAACGTGGGCGGGGGGGGCACGGCGCAGTTCAACAGGTCCATCCAGTACGTGGCCAACGTGGGCCAGATACGCATTGCCGACGGCACCGGCGGGGCGGCCAACGGCGATACGCTCATCGACAACGTGACCGCCTTCAGCCTTGCCTACCTGCGCCAGCAGGAAGACAGCATCAACCTGACCTCCGCCAATTCCTGGGCGTCCGATACGGATTCGCGCCTGCTCGCGGCCATCGACGTCACGTTTACCCTTACCGCGCCGGGCGGCACCACCCGCACCTTCACCAACCGCATCGTGCCCCGCAACAACGAAAACCGGGGCGGCAACACCGAAGACGTAAGCCCCCCATCGCTGGCCCGCTACGACGTATGCTTCGTGGCCACGGCGGCGGCGGGCGATGGCGGCCACCCCGTGGTGGTGCAACTGCGAGAATTTCGCGACAGGTTGCTGCTGCCATGGGATGGCGGGCGGGCGCTGGTGCGCGCCTATTACGCCGTGGGGCCGGACATGGCCCGCGTGATCGCCGCGCACGAGCCGCTGCGCGCGGCAACCCTGGCCGTGCTGACACCCGTGGCCGCGCTGGCGGGCATGGCCGTACATGCCCCCGGCTGGCTGGCGGCCTGCGTGGTGCTTTCCGTGCTGCTGGTGGCGGTGGCGAGCCGCGCCCTGCGCAGGGGCCGCGCCGCCGCGCAGGCGGCCATCGGCACCGCCATGGGTACTGCCCGATACGGCACGGGCATCGCCAGCAACGCCGGGCAGCGCGGGGCCGTGCTGCTGAGCGCCATTGTCACCATTGTCGCCTTTTCCGTGCTGGCCGCCACCATGCTGCCCATGATGACCGGGTCCATGATGGGCGAAATTGCCGCCGTGCAGGGCGACCAGGCCTACTACCTTGCGGAATCGGGCTTTGGCGCGGCGGGCAGCATGTTTCTTGCGGCAGGCGACGAGCAGGCCCGCAAGGACCTGCTGGAAACCATGGACGGCTCCACCTACACCTTCACAGGCAACGCAGGGTCGTTCACCCTGGAGGTGGAACCCTACTGGTACGAGGTGACCAGCAAAAGCGGCACCTCGCTTACCACCAAGGCCTACGGCACTCCGCCGGCACTGCCATCCGGCCAGGCCGGGCGGTTGCGCATAGGCACCGGGTCTACCATGTACGCGTACAGCAGCATCGGCATTTCAGGCGATACCGTCACCTTCACCCTTACCGGCACCACCGGCAACGTGCCCACCGGCACCGACGTGTACCTGACCGCCAACCCCAGCGCCAGCGCCACGGTGACCGAGCGCGGCAACCTTACCCTTGTCGCCAGCCACGCCGCAGCCTTTCCGGACGTGAACGGCATGTTCACCATCCGCGATACCACCAACGGCCACACCGGTCGCGTTTCGTACGTATATCGCCGCAAGTCGGGCAGCACGCTGGAAGACGTGCGGCTGGTGGAGGGACAGGGCATAACATGGTCGAACATCGTGCTTTCCTCCTCGGCGGAAATCACGCTGGAAGCGTACCTGCGCCTGCATTCCACGGGAACCGCCGCCAGCGGCACCACGCGCGAGGTGGTCTACAACGTGCCCATCGGATGGATATTGGGCGGCGGCAACTTCAGCAAGGAACAGTATCAGGATACCTTCGACAACCTGAACGCATGGTTCACGGGCGGTTCCGACGAAGGGCAGTTGGGGTCGCACGCCATATCCAGTGGTGCATTGCATGTGACCGGCATGCTCACGGCGGCCACATCCGCCATTGGCAACCTGTTTTCGTGGTTCACCGGCAGCAACCAGTGGAGCACGCTGTTCTTCAACTGGGGCGCCACCAACGTGAACCTTGCGCGGGGCTGGCTGGATACGGAAGGCAACTCCAGTTACGATTTGCAATTCAAGACGCAGGTGGCCAGCCAGAGCACGGAAGGCCAGTACTTCGGCGGGGTGCTGTTCCGGGGGCGCAACAACGGCGCCAGCGACCTTGACGGGTTCGGCCTGTCGTTGGTGCGGTTTCGACTGGAGCAGGATTACGTCATCATTTTTGGCTGGGGTTCGTGGTACCTGCCCGGAGACATTCCGTCCTCGCTCATTCCGGGCTACAACAGCGTCAGCGACCCCGGCCCGCTGTTCACCACTTCGGACCAGACCATCACCACCAGTGGCTGGTTAACCCGGGAACGCAGCAGACTCTCGCGCCCGGCCATCCTGCTGTGGGAACGGCGCAACGGGAATTTCAACTGGCTGGCCTACAAGCTGCTGGGCCAGTCATCCGGCATCATCACCTACAACAGCAGCGGACCGACCTACAGCCTGAAGGACTGGTCTTCCCTGCTGGTGCGCCTGGTGGAAGGACAAGAAATATCCTTCCGCAATGGCGGCGGTGCCAGCGGCTCGGGCGGCACCCTGCGCATCAATTACGGCGACGAGATAACCACCACCAGCGGTGCCAAGGCACGTGTCATCGGCCAGCCCATCGTCACCAGCGGCGACTGGGCGTCCGGCACCGCGCAGGGCACGCTGGTGCTGACCAACGTGGATACCGGCACCAGCGGCAGCTTTGGCAGCGGGCAGGCCATCAGGGTGGACAACGTGCAGCACGCGGTGATCAACACCACGGGTGTGGGCAGCAAGACCAACTTCATCCGGGTGTACTACGGGGACAACAACACCAGCAGTTCGACCACGGGCGACGCCACGCCCTACAACCCCGCCTCGCCGGGCGCCAACACCTCGTATACCACCAGCCAGCGCATCCGGAACCCGCGCATCACCACCACAGACGGCAAGCTGAACTGGATACCCGACGACTACGAGCAGTGGACATCATCCACCGACTATTTCTCGATGGTGCAGTGGGACGGGGTGAACACCGGCGTTTCCGGCGTGACATCGCTGGGCGAACGCCTGGACAGCACCAACCTGACCAACACCATAGTGCGCAGCACCAACCTGCTCTCGCCCACGTACGACGCCAGCAACCCGAACTACACGCCGCAGGAAGGCATATCCATCGTCACCAGCGGACCCACGGGCGACAATTTCTACTTCGACGATTTCGGCTTGCAGTTGGACCTGCGCGGCGGCAAGGGCTTTCTGCCGCCCATCCAGCAGTAG
- a CDS encoding type II secretion system protein: MHGGAGFTLIEIIVTIVLVALMAVMMLSVAGTALRGSAESFGRTVSQAQLTDIIESMTADYRARYIEQTDPIATIMPVIGTAGSTQTNNRYTTGSYTVLVNRRIRFTGAAPSFTEQADSSGDMLRVTIQVNGATATTLFSR, from the coding sequence GTGCACGGGGGCGCGGGCTTCACGCTCATCGAAATCATCGTCACCATCGTCCTTGTGGCGCTGATGGCGGTAATGATGCTGTCCGTGGCGGGCACGGCCCTGCGCGGCAGCGCCGAAAGCTTCGGGCGGACCGTTTCGCAGGCGCAGCTGACCGACATCATCGAATCCATGACTGCCGACTACCGGGCACGGTACATCGAACAGACCGACCCCATTGCCACCATCATGCCCGTCATCGGCACTGCGGGAAGTACGCAGACCAACAACCGCTACACCACCGGGTCGTACACCGTGCTGGTGAACCGGCGCATCCGCTTCACGGGCGCTGCACCCAGCTTCACGGAACAGGCCGACAGCAGCGGCGACATGCTGCGCGTGACCATACAGGTGAACGGCGCCACCGCCACCACCCTGTTTTCGCGCTAG
- a CDS encoding type II secretion system protein: protein MTTHTTQHPFQPPQGGHAASRVADGRHAGGVATLSSPAARTGRPARGKTGQRGFTMIEVVAVLVIMAIIIAVATERFFDQTPAELGGITASVRSHLRYARTLSMNNDDIFGVQIISTTTYAIFRNGNTGTRVVLPGEPGTGIITLEAGATFTTGATIISFDAWGRPCSNAAGTTLRTANTTVTVSYLGQTENIVVVRNTGFLQ from the coding sequence ATGACGACGCACACCACGCAGCACCCTTTCCAGCCCCCCCAGGGTGGCCATGCCGCTTCCCGCGTTGCCGATGGTCGGCACGCCGGGGGTGTGGCCACCCTTTCATCTCCTGCCGCACGCACCGGGCGCCCCGCACGCGGCAAGACCGGGCAGCGCGGCTTTACCATGATCGAGGTGGTGGCCGTGCTGGTTATCATGGCCATCATTATCGCCGTGGCCACGGAACGCTTCTTCGACCAGACCCCGGCGGAACTGGGCGGCATAACCGCCAGCGTGCGCAGCCATTTGCGCTATGCACGCACCCTGTCCATGAACAACGACGATATCTTCGGGGTGCAGATCATCTCCACCACCACCTACGCCATATTCCGCAACGGCAATACCGGCACCCGCGTGGTACTGCCCGGCGAACCCGGTACCGGCATCATCACGCTGGAGGCCGGGGCCACCTTTACCACCGGGGCCACCATCATCAGCTTCGACGCCTGGGGCAGGCCCTGCTCCAACGCGGCGGGCACCACCCTGCGCACGGCCAACACCACCGTTACCGTCAGCTACCTTGGCCAGACGGAGAACATCGTGGTGGTGCGCAACACGGGGTTTCTGCAATGA
- a CDS encoding PilT/PilU family type 4a pilus ATPase, producing the protein MNETFHRIISQAVAMGWSDVHITGGHAVVYRKDGDIGMLRDTVLAPADVDDLARSLLNPHRADILRRRWSVDFAHTVAGIRVRVNIFNTTRGLSLAVRLLAGRIPTLAHLNLHPSLEEFTRLRAGLILVCGATGSGKTTTMAAMLDEINRNRPAHIITLEDPIEYRFASKKAFVEQRELGAHFPSFERGLLDVLREDPDVILVGELREAETIRLALSAAESGHLVIASLHSATPEEALYRLCNAFPLEAQELVRHQLSSTLHAVVVQQLRMHPVARFRVPVLSLLIGSHPVRMLVREGKFAQLHSIVEMGRGEGMYTMDAYYDDYLNRPQRFSAPSNVFRPAPEEEQLPDHESPLVDRGLGTTHYAPEAARHLARTGVHPAGGPLGDAAPSGPFGPSGASAVSGTARTDEHGETVYTLTDEGRLEDVLREFASR; encoded by the coding sequence ATGAACGAGACGTTCCACCGCATCATTTCCCAGGCTGTGGCCATGGGTTGGTCCGACGTACACATTACCGGCGGACATGCCGTGGTGTACCGCAAGGACGGGGACATCGGCATGCTGCGCGATACCGTGCTTGCCCCTGCGGACGTGGACGACCTGGCGCGCAGCCTGCTGAACCCGCACCGGGCGGACATACTGCGCCGCCGCTGGTCGGTGGATTTTGCGCATACCGTGGCGGGCATCCGGGTGCGCGTGAACATTTTCAACACCACGCGGGGCCTCAGCCTGGCCGTGCGGCTGCTGGCCGGGCGCATCCCCACCCTGGCCCACCTGAACCTGCACCCATCGCTGGAAGAATTCACCCGCCTGCGGGCCGGGCTGATACTGGTGTGCGGGGCCACGGGCAGCGGCAAGACCACCACCATGGCCGCCATGCTGGACGAGATAAACCGCAACCGCCCGGCGCACATCATCACCCTGGAAGACCCCATCGAATACCGCTTCGCCTCCAAGAAGGCCTTTGTGGAGCAGCGGGAACTGGGGGCACATTTTCCGTCCTTCGAGCGCGGCCTGCTGGACGTGCTGCGCGAAGACCCGGACGTGATTCTGGTGGGCGAACTGCGCGAGGCGGAAACCATCCGCCTTGCCCTTTCCGCCGCAGAATCGGGCCATCTGGTCATTGCCTCGCTGCATTCCGCCACGCCGGAAGAAGCCCTGTACCGGCTGTGCAACGCCTTTCCGCTGGAAGCGCAAGAGCTTGTGCGGCACCAGTTGTCGTCCACCCTGCATGCTGTGGTGGTGCAACAGCTCCGCATGCACCCCGTGGCGCGGTTCCGGGTGCCGGTACTTTCCCTGCTCATCGGCTCCCACCCGGTGCGCATGCTGGTGCGCGAGGGCAAGTTTGCCCAGTTGCACAGCATAGTGGAAATGGGGCGCGGCGAGGGCATGTACACCATGGATGCCTACTACGACGACTACCTGAACAGGCCGCAGCGTTTTTCCGCCCCGTCCAACGTGTTTCGCCCCGCCCCGGAAGAGGAACAGTTGCCGGACCACGAATCGCCGCTGGTGGACCGGGGCCTTGGCACCACCCACTACGCCCCGGAAGCGGCCCGGCACCTGGCCCGCACGGGCGTGCACCCGGCAGGCGGCCCCCTTGGGGATGCCGCGCCGTCCGGCCCGTTTGGCCCGTCCGGCGCATCTGCCGTATCGGGCACGGCACGGACGGACGAACACGGCGAGACGGTGTACACACTGACCGACGAGGGCAGGCTGGAAGACGTGCTGCGGGAATTTGCCAGCCGCTAG
- a CDS encoding prepilin-type N-terminal cleavage/methylation domain-containing protein: MTQNRKNRKKEAGFTLIEIIAVLVILGVLAAVAVPKYFDLQENARQSAVDAAAAELQARLNQSFAQALLAGATCAAAQTAAQTEVSNTSVIGGGWTVSGISWTDTTTTPATTLFESSVSLSHPTVTGGTAIAASESGGVKALQTPGCD; this comes from the coding sequence ATGACCCAGAACAGGAAGAATCGGAAAAAGGAAGCAGGCTTCACCCTCATCGAAATCATTGCCGTGCTGGTCATTCTTGGCGTCCTGGCCGCTGTTGCCGTGCCCAAGTACTTCGACCTTCAGGAAAACGCCCGTCAGTCGGCAGTTGATGCCGCTGCTGCGGAACTTCAGGCCCGGCTGAACCAAAGCTTTGCGCAGGCTCTGCTTGCCGGTGCCACCTGCGCTGCCGCCCAAACCGCCGCGCAGACAGAGGTCAGCAACACCTCCGTTATCGGCGGTGGCTGGACCGTTAGCGGCATTTCCTGGACGGATACCACCACGACACCCGCGACCACTCTCTTCGAATCGTCCGTGTCCCTTTCGCACCCCACCGTCACGGGCGGCACCGCTATTGCCGCGTCCGAATCCGGCGGCGTCAAGGCACTGCAAACTCCTGGCTGCGACTAA
- a CDS encoding type II secretion system F family protein yields the protein MPTYVYTALNDNGVNMQGTIDADTADAARALLLSRGYVPMKVKAQGTSFEFGALGDILNPVKPKELILFTKQFRTLFQAGIPITQLLQVLQNQTESKRLKRVAADMAQSIVGGSTLYDAFKAHPRVFSELYCSMMRAGEASGALGDVMERLVYLLEHEHKIRSDIKSAMRYPKMVMGALTIAFFVLLNVVIPKFVLIFSQARIQLPWPTKVAIFMHHAITDYGILLLAALAGLVMAYKWWVRTPTGKYWRDSLLLRMPITGPVLQKSVMARFASIFSIMQSSGVTVLDALDVLTNTIGNEAIAREFRRIQDKLREGRGIADPLKSARFFTPLVINMVAIGEESGSLDSMLKDVAAHYDEEVEYAVAGMAEAIGPILIVVLAAVVGFFALAIFMPMWDLTQMAGKHR from the coding sequence ATGCCCACCTACGTCTACACCGCGCTGAACGACAACGGCGTGAACATGCAAGGCACCATCGACGCGGACACCGCAGACGCGGCCCGTGCCCTGCTGCTGTCGCGCGGCTACGTGCCCATGAAGGTCAAGGCGCAGGGGACCAGCTTCGAATTCGGGGCGCTGGGCGACATCCTGAACCCGGTAAAGCCCAAGGAACTGATACTGTTCACCAAGCAGTTCCGCACCCTGTTCCAGGCGGGCATACCCATTACCCAACTGTTGCAGGTGTTGCAGAACCAGACCGAGAGCAAGCGGCTGAAGCGCGTTGCCGCAGACATGGCCCAATCCATCGTGGGCGGTTCCACCTTGTACGACGCCTTCAAGGCGCACCCCCGCGTGTTCAGCGAGCTGTACTGCTCCATGATGCGCGCAGGCGAGGCCAGCGGCGCGCTGGGCGACGTGATGGAACGCCTTGTGTACCTGCTGGAGCACGAACACAAGATCCGCTCCGACATCAAGTCCGCCATGCGCTACCCAAAGATGGTCATGGGCGCGCTGACCATCGCCTTTTTCGTGCTGCTAAACGTGGTCATTCCCAAGTTCGTCCTGATATTCTCGCAAGCCCGTATCCAACTGCCATGGCCCACCAAAGTCGCCATTTTCATGCACCACGCCATAACCGACTACGGGATATTATTACTGGCTGCGCTGGCAGGCCTTGTCATGGCCTACAAATGGTGGGTGCGCACCCCCACCGGCAAGTACTGGCGGGACAGCCTGCTGCTGCGCATGCCCATCACCGGCCCGGTGTTGCAAAAGTCGGTCATGGCGCGCTTTGCCTCCATTTTCTCCATCATGCAATCCAGCGGCGTTACCGTGCTGGATGCGCTGGACGTGCTGACCAACACCATTGGCAACGAGGCCATCGCGCGAGAATTCCGCAGGATACAGGACAAGCTGCGCGAAGGCCGGGGTATTGCAGACCCGTTGAAGTCCGCCCGTTTCTTCACCCCGCTGGTCATCAACATGGTGGCCATTGGCGAGGAATCGGGCAGCCTGGATTCCATGTTGAAAGACGTGGCCGCTCACTATGATGAAGAAGTGGAATACGCCGTGGCAGGCATGGCCGAAGCCATCGGCCCCATTCTCATCGTGGTTTTGGCGGCGGTGGTGGGCTTTTTCGCCCTCGCCATCTTCATGCCCATGTGGGACCTGACCCAAATGGCGGGTAAACACAGATAG